A window from Marinagarivorans cellulosilyticus encodes these proteins:
- a CDS encoding Ppx/GppA phosphatase family protein codes for MNTAPHIDNSYFAAVDLGSNSFHLLVARFDNGFLEKVDREKDMVQLAQGLQEDGNLSQDARERALACLSRFSERLRDIPAAQVRVVGTKTLRDADAAGDFLMQAEEALGHPIAIISGYEEARLVYSGLSHSVINDNNLRLVIDIGGASTEFIIGCDHSPELLESLDFGCVAITREFLSDGITRKNLHTAYIAICERIEYIRAAYIQHGWSMVYGTSGTMRAIAELTQPQDGGAVINSSSLNQLITDMENDGGISKGDFSKQRRAVLPAGIIILKAIFDELHIETLHVADATLKEGLIFDTVGRLGEDDIRNRAIDKLQQQYRVDTQHATRVSHLALHLWRQIDGPVLPGASRTKLLSWAAELHEIGLGISHSGYHHHGHYVLQFSDIAGFGRYEQHLLAELVGCHRKKIIGKLDKQDPRVFNAMMPLLTCLRIAIILHRGRDGIDSTVDIELDNNLIKLTFSPSWLDEQPLTKAGLTQEARYLNAVGFNLQFGPMTAP; via the coding sequence ATGAATACTGCGCCCCATATTGATAATTCGTATTTTGCTGCCGTTGACTTAGGCTCGAATAGCTTTCACTTGCTAGTGGCGCGATTTGATAATGGCTTTCTCGAGAAGGTCGACCGTGAAAAAGACATGGTGCAATTGGCCCAAGGACTACAAGAGGATGGCAATCTAAGTCAGGATGCACGCGAACGCGCCCTTGCCTGCCTTAGTCGCTTTAGCGAACGCTTACGGGATATCCCCGCAGCTCAAGTGCGCGTAGTAGGCACCAAAACACTGCGCGATGCCGATGCGGCAGGTGACTTCCTAATGCAAGCCGAAGAAGCACTGGGCCACCCTATTGCGATTATTTCGGGCTATGAAGAAGCCCGTCTTGTTTACTCGGGGCTTAGCCATAGCGTTATTAACGATAACAACCTGCGCTTGGTCATCGATATTGGTGGCGCCAGCACGGAATTTATTATTGGCTGCGATCACTCACCTGAACTGCTCGAAAGTTTAGATTTTGGCTGCGTTGCTATTACGCGGGAATTTTTAAGCGACGGCATTACACGCAAAAACCTGCATACCGCCTATATTGCTATTTGCGAGCGCATTGAATACATCCGCGCGGCCTACATTCAACATGGTTGGTCTATGGTATACGGTACATCTGGCACCATGCGAGCCATAGCTGAACTCACTCAACCGCAAGATGGCGGCGCAGTGATTAACAGCAGCAGCCTTAACCAACTGATTACCGACATGGAAAACGACGGCGGCATCAGCAAGGGGGATTTTTCTAAACAACGCCGCGCTGTACTTCCTGCAGGCATAATCATTTTAAAGGCCATTTTTGACGAACTACACATAGAAACTTTGCATGTCGCCGACGCCACTTTAAAAGAAGGCTTAATTTTTGATACTGTTGGCCGCCTCGGTGAAGACGACATACGCAACCGCGCAATCGATAAGCTGCAACAGCAATACCGGGTAGATACACAACACGCCACACGCGTTAGCCATTTAGCCTTGCATTTGTGGCGTCAAATCGATGGCCCAGTATTACCTGGCGCCTCGCGCACCAAGCTATTGAGCTGGGCGGCCGAGCTGCACGAAATCGGGCTAGGTATTTCTCATTCCGGCTACCACCACCACGGCCATTACGTCCTACAATTTAGCGACATTGCCGGCTTTGGCCGCTACGAACAACACCTACTTGCAGAACTTGTTGGCTGCCACCGAAAAAAAATTATTGGCAAACTAGATAAACAAGATCCACGCGTCTTCAATGCCATGATGCCACTACTGACTTGTTTACGTATCGCGATTATTCTGCATCGCGGCCGCGATGGCATAGATAGCACAGTGGATATCGAACTGGACAACAATCTGATTAAACTCACGTTTAGCCCAAGCTGGCTAGACGAACAACCGCTGACAAAAGCAGGTTTGACTCAAGAAGCCCGTTATTTAAACGCTGTTGGGTTTAACCTACAATTTGGCCCAATGACAGCGCCATAA